One window from the genome of Lentibacillus daqui encodes:
- the ptsG gene encoding glucose-specific PTS transporter subunit IIBC, protein MKNIFEKAQQFGKAFMLPIAILPAAGLLLGIGGALSNPNTVDTYPILDHDWLQAIFTVMSAAGDIIFSNLPILFAIGLAIGLAKSDKGTAGLAALLGYLVMNATINAILNITGNLATDDLSAAGQGMALGVQSLETGVFGGIIVGIMASFLHTRFNKITLPQFLGFFGGSRFVPIITSFSAIILGVIMYFVWPLFQNLIFNIGDIVNATGYIGTFFYGFILRMLGPFGLHHIFYLPFWQTGLGGSLEIAGHLVQGTQNIFFAQLGDPETEKFFAGTSRFMSGRFITMMFGLLGAAFAIYRTAKPKNKKVVGGLMLSAALTSFLTGITEPLEFSFLFVAPALYVVHAIFDGFAFMLAHIFQITIGQTFSGGFIDFVLFGILQGQEKTNWIYVIPIGIIWFFLYYFTFSFLIKRFNFKTPGREDEKAGKPAVNQSGGGTKEGRPFAIIEALGGRENLVDVDNCATRLRVTVKNSDIVDKDVLSQTGSKGVVIKGGGVQVIYGPQVSVIKNEIEEILEN, encoded by the coding sequence ATGAAAAATATTTTCGAAAAGGCTCAACAATTCGGTAAAGCATTTATGTTACCGATTGCTATTTTACCTGCAGCTGGACTTCTGCTGGGAATTGGCGGTGCCCTTTCCAATCCTAACACGGTAGATACATATCCCATTCTTGATCATGATTGGTTACAGGCAATTTTCACTGTGATGAGCGCTGCAGGTGACATTATATTTTCAAACTTGCCGATTCTCTTTGCTATTGGACTTGCAATTGGCCTGGCAAAATCCGATAAGGGTACGGCTGGTTTAGCTGCTCTACTTGGGTATTTAGTGATGAACGCTACCATCAATGCGATATTAAACATCACGGGTAATTTAGCCACTGATGACTTATCCGCTGCTGGTCAAGGCATGGCATTGGGTGTTCAATCACTGGAAACAGGCGTTTTTGGTGGTATTATTGTGGGGATCATGGCTAGTTTCCTGCATACCCGCTTTAACAAAATAACATTACCCCAATTTTTGGGTTTCTTTGGTGGATCCCGTTTTGTACCAATTATAACCTCGTTTTCTGCTATTATTCTTGGTGTGATCATGTATTTTGTTTGGCCATTGTTCCAAAACCTGATATTTAATATTGGCGATATAGTCAATGCAACCGGTTATATTGGAACATTTTTCTATGGCTTTATTTTACGCATGTTGGGACCATTTGGGCTGCACCATATCTTCTATTTACCTTTTTGGCAAACAGGATTGGGTGGCTCGTTAGAAATTGCTGGTCATTTAGTACAAGGTACACAAAATATCTTTTTTGCTCAATTAGGCGATCCGGAAACAGAAAAGTTTTTTGCAGGTACTTCCCGCTTCATGTCCGGACGTTTCATTACCATGATGTTTGGACTACTTGGCGCAGCATTTGCCATTTATCGAACTGCCAAACCAAAAAATAAAAAAGTCGTCGGAGGATTAATGCTATCCGCAGCGTTAACTTCCTTCTTAACAGGAATTACCGAACCCCTGGAGTTTTCATTTTTGTTCGTTGCACCAGCACTCTATGTCGTACATGCTATATTTGATGGCTTTGCCTTTATGCTCGCACATATTTTTCAAATTACTATCGGACAAACATTTTCTGGCGGTTTCATTGATTTTGTGTTGTTTGGAATACTACAAGGGCAAGAAAAGACAAATTGGATTTATGTCATTCCGATCGGTATCATTTGGTTTTTCCTATACTACTTTACATTCTCATTCCTGATTAAACGGTTCAATTTTAAAACACCTGGACGAGAAGATGAAAAAGCAGGAAAGCCTGCAGTTAATCAATCAGGTGGTGGAACAAAAGAAGGACGCCCCTTTGCCATTATTGAAGCTCTTGGTGGAAGGGAGAACCTTGTCGATGTTGATAACTGTGCAACCAGATTACGCGTAACCGTTAAAAATAGTGACATAGTCGATAAGGATGTATTATCACAAACTGGAAGTAAGGGCGTTGTCATAAAAGGCGGCGGTGTTCAAGTTATATATGGCCCGCAAGTTTCTGTCATTAAAAATGAAATAGAAGAAATACTTGAAAATTAG
- a CDS encoding N-acetylmannosamine-6-phosphate 2-epimerase: MYLPKNLIVSCQALEDEPLHSSFIMSKMALAAYQAGAKGIRANSKADILAIKKEVDLPVIGIVKRNYADSDVYITATSKEIDELIESGCDVIAMDATVNPKPKETLKELVNYARNQAPNVELMADISTVEEAINAEKLKFDYIGTTLHGYTSYTKGEKLYDHDFSFLKDVQNAVQTPVIAEGNIATPEMLKRAFELDVYAAVVGGAITRPQEITRKFLSEIEGLVKGKE; the protein is encoded by the coding sequence ATGTATTTACCAAAAAACTTGATTGTATCCTGTCAAGCACTCGAGGATGAACCACTCCATTCTTCATTTATCATGAGCAAGATGGCACTGGCTGCTTACCAAGCCGGGGCAAAAGGGATTCGGGCAAATTCAAAAGCTGATATTCTGGCAATCAAAAAAGAAGTTGATCTTCCTGTTATTGGGATCGTAAAACGGAACTATGCCGATTCTGATGTTTATATAACCGCTACCTCCAAAGAAATTGATGAATTAATCGAAAGTGGATGTGACGTCATCGCCATGGATGCTACCGTTAATCCAAAACCAAAAGAGACGTTGAAGGAATTAGTTAACTATGCAAGAAATCAAGCGCCCAATGTAGAATTAATGGCGGATATTTCAACGGTTGAAGAGGCAATCAATGCTGAAAAACTTAAATTTGATTACATTGGAACTACTTTACATGGCTATACAAGCTATACAAAAGGTGAAAAATTATACGATCATGATTTTTCCTTTTTAAAAGACGTCCAGAATGCAGTTCAAACCCCGGTCATTGCAGAAGGGAACATAGCAACTCCCGAAATGCTAAAAAGAGCATTTGAATTGGATGTATACGCGGCTGTTGTCGGTGGGGCGATTACACGGCCACAGGAAATTACGCGTAAATTTCTCTCGGAGATTGAAGGTTTGGTGAAGGGTAAGGAATAA
- a CDS encoding Fic family protein: MFEKIDEKKARLDAKRPLPKYTLRSLREKLLLEWTYNSNAIEGNTLTLNETKVVLEGITVGGKTMREHLEVINHRDAIAYVEEMVRRKESLSEWQIKNLHRLILKGINDAYAGNYRDQQVFISGAKHTPPAPFLIKEQMEKLMNWYEQETKQLHPVTRGAMLHAIFVGIHPFIDGNGRTARLLLNLELMKDGFPPVVIKVENRLGYYEALDKAHTQKVYDDFIQLVAKEVEDSLDLYLSAVK, from the coding sequence ATGTTTGAAAAAATTGATGAAAAGAAAGCACGGCTTGATGCAAAACGTCCTTTGCCAAAGTATACATTAAGAAGTTTACGAGAAAAGCTATTACTTGAATGGACATATAACTCAAATGCAATCGAGGGAAACACGCTAACATTAAATGAAACGAAAGTCGTGCTGGAAGGTATTACAGTTGGTGGAAAAACAATGCGTGAACACTTGGAGGTTATTAATCATCGTGATGCCATTGCGTATGTGGAAGAAATGGTTCGACGTAAAGAGTCACTGTCAGAATGGCAAATAAAAAACTTGCATCGGCTAATACTAAAAGGCATTAATGATGCATATGCTGGAAATTATCGTGACCAACAGGTTTTCATTTCAGGTGCAAAGCATACACCACCAGCCCCGTTTCTTATAAAGGAACAAATGGAGAAATTAATGAATTGGTATGAACAAGAAACGAAACAACTGCATCCGGTTACCCGTGGAGCGATGTTACACGCAATCTTTGTGGGAATTCATCCATTTATTGACGGCAACGGTCGTACAGCCCGGTTATTATTGAATCTGGAGTTAATGAAAGATGGGTTTCCGCCGGTTGTCATCAAAGTAGAAAATCGATTAGGTTATTATGAAGCCTTAGATAAAGCGCATACTCAAAAGGTTTATGATGACTTTATTCAGTTAGTCGCGAAGGAAGTAGAAGATTCTTTAGATTTGTATTTAAGTGCTGTAAAGTAA
- the nhaC gene encoding Na+/H+ antiporter NhaC, which yields MKKVQREPGLLLALVPVISMLVLLSLGIGIYDLPAEPLILVSTLIAGVIALYLGYSFDDIMESVSEKIGKVMPAILILITVGFMIGAWMVGGTIPMLIYYGLKIISPEYIFVTAFIVTSVVAIFTGTSWGAAGSIGVAFMGVAIGMDTNLGAVAGAVVSGAYFGDKLSPLSDTTNLASLSTGVNLYDHIKHLLYTTVPSFVVAGIVYLIAGFMISDGKGVIPDSVFEIMDTLDQIYDWNLLYILPLIIVLYGAIRKKPTIPVMLLASFVAMANGMIFEGFSLNDVIVSTLNGFDLSMVSGFDTSNVIEDIPTLLNRGGMMSMMNTLLIAIVAIAFAGTMMVSNSLHVIINNLLKVVKSTFGLIASTIVTCLTTIGVTSNGQISILIPGEALKDAYIKRGLHPKNLSRTIEDSATIIEPILPWTAAGAYMAGTLGVSTLSYLPWAVLNYSGIIFALIWAFTGFGIAKLGSDESEHKTTGESA from the coding sequence ATGAAAAAGGTGCAAAGAGAACCAGGTTTGTTGTTAGCATTAGTGCCAGTCATCAGCATGCTTGTACTACTTAGTCTGGGCATAGGGATTTATGATCTTCCTGCCGAGCCTTTGATTCTTGTATCTACTTTAATAGCAGGAGTTATTGCTTTATATCTCGGTTATAGCTTTGACGATATCATGGAATCTGTCTCAGAGAAAATAGGGAAAGTTATGCCGGCGATATTGATCCTAATTACTGTTGGATTCATGATAGGTGCCTGGATGGTTGGTGGAACAATTCCAATGTTAATATATTATGGGCTGAAGATCATATCCCCTGAGTATATTTTTGTAACCGCCTTTATTGTTACGTCTGTAGTTGCTATTTTCACAGGAACATCCTGGGGTGCCGCTGGAAGCATTGGCGTGGCATTTATGGGAGTGGCAATTGGAATGGATACTAATTTAGGTGCTGTGGCGGGTGCTGTAGTTTCTGGTGCCTATTTTGGAGATAAACTGTCGCCGCTGTCCGATACAACTAACTTGGCTTCCTTATCAACTGGGGTAAATTTATATGATCACATTAAACATTTGCTTTATACTACTGTGCCATCCTTTGTTGTGGCTGGAATTGTTTATTTAATAGCTGGGTTTATGATATCTGATGGTAAAGGTGTAATCCCCGATAGTGTTTTTGAAATTATGGATACGTTAGACCAGATCTATGATTGGAATTTATTGTATATTTTGCCGCTTATTATTGTTCTATATGGGGCAATACGTAAGAAACCAACCATTCCAGTCATGTTACTGGCGTCATTTGTGGCGATGGCTAACGGAATGATATTTGAAGGATTTTCATTAAATGATGTTATTGTATCAACGTTGAACGGTTTTGACCTTTCCATGGTTTCAGGGTTCGATACATCAAATGTTATTGAGGATATACCAACATTGCTAAATCGTGGCGGTATGATGTCTATGATGAACACGTTGCTAATAGCAATTGTTGCCATTGCATTTGCGGGTACCATGATGGTCTCCAACTCGCTTCATGTGATTATTAATAATCTGTTAAAAGTAGTAAAAAGCACATTCGGCTTAATCGCAAGCACCATTGTTACATGCTTGACAACTATTGGTGTAACAAGTAATGGTCAAATTTCTATTTTAATTCCCGGTGAAGCATTAAAAGATGCTTATATTAAAAGAGGATTACACCCGAAGAATTTATCAAGAACGATTGAAGATTCTGCTACGATTATTGAACCAATTCTGCCATGGACGGCTGCAGGGGCGTATATGGCCGGGACATTAGGGGTATCTACGTTATCCTATTTACCATGGGCCGTACTAAATTATTCGGGAATTATCTTTGCACTTATATGGGCATTTACGGGATTTGGGATAGCTAAATTGGGTAGTGATGAAAGTGAACACAAAACTACTGGGGAGAGCGCCTAG
- a CDS encoding MalY/PatB family protein, with protein MFGHFVSRKNTNSAKWEEAVEDTNAEDTIALSVADMDFRTSPEIINKVVDAANHGIYGYTNLSGDYKKIVKMWMKKSYDWSISEDWVVFCPRIVQAVSLFVQNNTQKGDEIVIQSPFYSPLKNAVELNERLVVTSPLQYLNGHYEMDFDDLERKFSCGAKAFILCSPHNPVGRVWDESELIKLADLCVKYNVLLISDEVHADFAFSKGHIPIGKIQSIMNQVVICTSPAKTFNLPGLEISNIIIPNRHLREKFKMNLQQAGIHNPTYFAVPALTQAYLYSDDWLLMLKSYIKENYQFAKNYIEAHIPKFNVIQSEGTYLMWIDCREADLNEGDLRKWLFKKARVAVSMGSSFGDDGKGFIRINVAIPRKKLEEALDRIASTHP; from the coding sequence ATGTTTGGTCATTTTGTAAGTCGGAAAAACACAAATTCAGCAAAATGGGAGGAAGCTGTTGAGGATACAAATGCGGAGGATACTATTGCTTTATCGGTGGCGGATATGGATTTTCGGACTTCGCCTGAAATTATCAATAAGGTAGTGGATGCCGCAAATCATGGTATTTATGGTTATACGAATTTATCAGGTGATTACAAAAAGATTGTTAAAATGTGGATGAAAAAAAGTTACGACTGGAGCATTTCTGAAGACTGGGTTGTATTTTGCCCACGCATTGTCCAAGCAGTATCTTTGTTTGTTCAGAATAATACGCAAAAGGGTGATGAAATTGTTATCCAATCTCCTTTTTATAGTCCGCTAAAAAATGCCGTGGAATTAAACGAGCGCCTGGTTGTGACAAGCCCATTACAGTATTTAAACGGTCATTATGAAATGGACTTTGATGATTTGGAACGCAAATTTTCCTGTGGGGCTAAAGCATTTATACTTTGTTCCCCGCATAATCCAGTGGGACGGGTTTGGGATGAGTCGGAACTAATAAAACTAGCCGATTTATGTGTTAAATATAATGTACTATTAATTTCTGATGAGGTACATGCAGATTTTGCGTTTTCCAAAGGCCATATACCAATAGGAAAAATACAGTCCATTATGAACCAAGTAGTTATATGTACGTCTCCAGCGAAAACATTTAATCTGCCAGGATTGGAGATTTCCAATATTATTATTCCTAACCGTCATTTACGCGAAAAGTTCAAAATGAATTTGCAACAGGCTGGTATTCATAATCCAACTTATTTTGCTGTTCCAGCTCTAACGCAAGCTTATTTATATAGTGATGACTGGTTGTTAATGTTAAAAAGTTATATTAAGGAGAACTATCAATTCGCAAAAAACTATATAGAAGCGCATATCCCCAAGTTTAACGTTATTCAGTCGGAAGGCACTTATTTAATGTGGATTGATTGTCGAGAAGCCGACCTAAATGAAGGCGATTTAAGGAAATGGCTTTTTAAAAAGGCGAGAGTGGCTGTTTCCATGGGGAGTTCATTTGGAGATGATGGAAAAGGTTTTATCCGAATAAATGTAGCAATTCCAAGAAAAAAATTAGAAGAGGCTTTAGATAGAATTGCATCGACACATCCATGA
- the xylB gene encoding xylulokinase has protein sequence MKYVIGVDLGTSAVKLLLVNQAGKVTQEVSKAYPLIQEQTGYSEQDPNVWVDQTVAGLSDLLKNFDGDPADIEGISFSGQMHGLVLLDKNNHLLRNAILWNDTRTTAECQEIYDVIGKARLLEITKNPALEGFTLPKILWVRKNEPELFHKATKFVLPKDYVRYKLTGKLHMDYSDAAGTLLLNVTEKQWSQEICNRLNINYDFCPPLVDSHQEVGKITPELADATGLSALTRVFAGGADNACGAIGAGILEDGKTLVSTGTSGVALSYEEKGDKDFEGKVHYFNHGAPNVFYTMGVTLAAGNSLSWFKDIFAKEKDFDELLEEVASVPPGSNGLLFTPYITGERTPYVDASIRGSFTGMDISHERKHFIRAVLEGITFSLNETIEIFRENGKKIDTIISIGGGAKSEVWLQMQADIFHANIVKLSSEQGPGMGAAMLAAYGCGWFSSLNECADRFLKEDKVYTPNEKNVETYKELFGLYKEIYPSTVSLHKKLMKHRN, from the coding sequence GTGAAATATGTTATTGGCGTCGATTTGGGAACCAGTGCTGTCAAGCTTTTATTAGTAAATCAGGCCGGTAAAGTAACACAAGAAGTATCAAAAGCTTATCCATTGATTCAGGAACAGACTGGGTATAGTGAGCAGGATCCTAACGTATGGGTAGATCAGACAGTTGCCGGGCTGTCTGATCTTCTCAAGAATTTTGATGGGGATCCTGCAGATATTGAGGGAATCAGTTTTTCCGGACAAATGCATGGCTTGGTACTGCTTGATAAAAATAATCATTTGTTACGAAATGCCATCCTTTGGAATGACACCCGAACTACTGCTGAGTGCCAAGAGATTTACGATGTGATTGGTAAGGCACGTTTACTGGAGATAACGAAAAATCCGGCACTAGAGGGTTTTACGCTACCCAAAATATTATGGGTTAGAAAAAATGAGCCTGAACTGTTTCATAAGGCAACAAAGTTTGTGTTACCAAAGGACTATGTACGGTACAAACTAACTGGGAAATTGCATATGGATTATTCCGATGCAGCGGGAACGTTACTATTGAACGTTACAGAAAAACAATGGAGTCAGGAGATTTGTAATCGATTAAATATTAATTATGATTTCTGTCCTCCTTTGGTAGATTCACACCAAGAGGTAGGGAAAATAACGCCGGAACTGGCTGATGCAACCGGATTATCAGCATTAACACGGGTGTTTGCCGGTGGAGCTGATAATGCATGCGGGGCAATTGGTGCAGGAATTTTAGAAGATGGAAAGACGTTAGTAAGTACTGGAACTTCTGGTGTAGCTTTATCTTATGAGGAAAAAGGGGATAAAGACTTCGAAGGAAAAGTGCATTATTTTAATCACGGGGCGCCAAATGTTTTTTACACAATGGGTGTTACCCTTGCTGCGGGAAACAGTTTGAGCTGGTTTAAGGATATATTTGCTAAAGAAAAAGATTTCGATGAACTATTAGAAGAGGTAGCATCAGTTCCTCCTGGTTCAAATGGTTTATTATTCACCCCATATATCACCGGTGAGAGGACACCTTATGTTGATGCATCGATACGCGGCAGTTTTACTGGAATGGATATTTCCCATGAACGTAAACATTTTATTCGTGCGGTTTTGGAAGGGATTACTTTTTCCTTAAATGAAACCATTGAGATTTTTAGGGAAAATGGTAAAAAAATAGATACCATCATTTCGATCGGCGGTGGAGCCAAAAGTGAAGTATGGCTACAAATGCAAGCGGATATTTTTCATGCAAACATAGTTAAATTATCAAGTGAACAGGGTCCGGGTATGGGGGCAGCAATGTTAGCGGCTTATGGATGTGGATGGTTTAGCTCATTAAATGAATGTGCAGATAGGTTTTTGAAAGAAGATAAGGTTTATACTCCGAATGAAAAAAATGTGGAAACATATAAAGAGTTATTTGGATTATATAAAGAAATTTATCCGTCAACCGTTTCATTGCATAAAAAGTTAATGAAGCATCGCAACTAA
- the xylA gene encoding xylose isomerase: MSYFSNINKIKYEGVTSNNPYAFKFYNPEEKIGEQTMEEILRFGVAYWHTFTEDLSDPFGMGTAIRPWDKFKGMNLAKARVEAAFEFFEKLNVPYFCFHDVDIAPEGSSLRESNQNLDTIVAMIKDYMKDSKTKLLWNTVNNFSHPRFVHGAGSSSNADVFAYAAAKVKKGLEIGKELGAENYVFWGGREGYETLLNTDMKLEMDNLGRFFHMAVDYAKEIGFDAQFLIEPKPKEPTTHQYDFDVASGYAFLQNYDLQDYFKFNIEANHATLAGHTFEHELRYARIHGMLGSVDANQGHPLLGWDTDEFPTDLYATTLAMYEILKNGGLSRGGLNFDAKVRRGSFTPEDLFLAHIAGMDSFAVGLKVAQALIDDNVLEGMVENRYKSYKEGIGKDIVEGNTDFHQLEEYALGLTEINNVSGRLEQIKSTINQYLLRAYAGK, translated from the coding sequence ATGAGTTATTTTTCCAATATAAACAAAATCAAGTATGAGGGTGTAACATCAAACAATCCATACGCATTTAAATTCTATAATCCTGAAGAAAAAATTGGTGAACAAACAATGGAGGAAATCTTACGTTTCGGTGTAGCGTACTGGCATACATTTACAGAGGATTTATCTGATCCTTTTGGCATGGGAACTGCCATCCGACCATGGGATAAATTTAAAGGAATGAATTTAGCAAAGGCACGTGTGGAGGCAGCATTTGAGTTTTTTGAGAAGTTAAATGTTCCTTATTTTTGTTTTCATGACGTGGATATTGCACCGGAGGGATCCTCACTAAGGGAATCGAACCAAAATTTAGATACTATTGTTGCCATGATCAAAGATTATATGAAAGATAGTAAAACAAAACTACTGTGGAATACCGTAAACAACTTTAGTCACCCGCGGTTTGTACATGGTGCTGGATCGTCAAGTAATGCGGATGTGTTTGCGTATGCCGCGGCAAAAGTGAAAAAGGGTCTCGAAATTGGTAAAGAATTAGGTGCTGAAAACTATGTGTTCTGGGGTGGCCGTGAAGGATATGAAACACTTCTAAATACGGACATGAAGCTAGAGATGGATAACTTGGGCCGGTTCTTCCATATGGCGGTTGATTATGCGAAAGAAATTGGTTTTGACGCACAATTTCTTATCGAACCAAAGCCGAAAGAACCAACCACCCATCAATATGACTTTGATGTGGCAAGTGGATATGCATTCCTGCAAAACTATGACTTACAAGATTACTTTAAATTTAATATTGAAGCAAATCATGCAACATTAGCTGGTCACACATTCGAACACGAACTTCGGTATGCTCGTATTCATGGCATGTTAGGTTCTGTTGATGCAAACCAGGGACATCCCTTATTAGGTTGGGATACGGATGAATTTCCAACGGATTTATATGCTACCACGCTTGCGATGTATGAAATATTGAAAAATGGTGGACTAAGTCGTGGAGGGCTTAACTTTGATGCAAAAGTACGTCGTGGATCTTTTACACCGGAAGATTTATTCCTTGCACATATTGCCGGGATGGACAGCTTTGCCGTTGGATTAAAGGTTGCACAAGCATTAATCGACGACAACGTGCTGGAAGGCATGGTAGAGAATCGGTATAAAAGTTACAAAGAAGGGATAGGTAAAGATATTGTGGAAGGCAACACGGATTTTCATCAATTGGAAGAGTATGCATTAGGGCTAACTGAGATTAACAATGTGTCTGGTAGATTGGAACAAATAAAATCCACTATTAATCAGTATTTACTGCGAGCGTACGCAGGTAAATGA
- a CDS encoding ROK family transcriptional regulator: MNSLRTGNQNLVKQINKSIVFKCIENKGPVSRAQISKETGLNKATVSSMVTELINESFVYEIGSGQSSGGRKPVMLYFNNLAGYSIGIDLGVNYILGVLTDLRGTIIEETTISMNETAFEYVLENIIFVIEDLIDKAPNSTYGIVGIGVGVPGNVDKDDKILFAPNLHWKQVDLKLMIENRFRIPVTIENEANAGSHGERLYGAGKNISNLIYISIGIGIGTGIIIDNQLYTGASGISGEMGHVTIDANGRKCSCGNRGCWELYASESALLKEAKTENLLSKEDGSNLGYLIDEAQSGNPVVLRVLNQLGEYIGIGLTNIINTFNPEVVIIGNRMAQFEQWIANPIDNMLSERLSTFHKEGTEVRFSNLGKHSCAIGAASFSVSKFMDDKRVTVR, translated from the coding sequence ATGAATTCACTACGCACTGGCAATCAAAACCTAGTAAAGCAAATTAACAAATCCATTGTTTTTAAATGTATCGAGAACAAAGGACCTGTATCCCGAGCACAAATTTCCAAGGAGACTGGTTTGAATAAAGCAACCGTTTCATCCATGGTTACGGAACTAATCAATGAATCGTTTGTATATGAAATTGGATCCGGCCAATCAAGCGGTGGGAGAAAACCGGTGATGCTATATTTTAATAATCTCGCTGGTTATTCGATTGGAATCGATTTAGGTGTCAATTATATTTTAGGCGTTCTAACAGATTTAAGAGGCACGATTATTGAGGAAACAACCATATCAATGAATGAAACAGCATTTGAATATGTGTTGGAAAATATCATTTTCGTTATAGAAGACTTAATAGACAAAGCCCCAAACAGTACGTATGGAATTGTAGGAATTGGGGTTGGTGTTCCAGGTAACGTAGATAAAGATGATAAAATCCTTTTTGCACCAAACCTTCATTGGAAACAAGTGGATCTTAAGCTAATGATTGAAAATAGATTTCGTATTCCTGTAACGATTGAAAATGAAGCAAATGCTGGCTCCCACGGCGAACGTTTATATGGTGCAGGGAAAAACATCTCTAACTTAATCTATATCAGTATAGGTATCGGAATTGGTACAGGGATTATTATTGACAATCAACTTTACACAGGGGCATCTGGAATATCGGGGGAGATGGGGCACGTCACCATTGATGCAAACGGAAGAAAGTGCTCTTGTGGAAATCGTGGTTGTTGGGAATTATATGCATCCGAGAGTGCACTATTAAAAGAGGCCAAAACTGAGAATCTATTGAGCAAAGAGGATGGAAGTAATTTAGGCTACCTGATTGACGAGGCACAATCGGGCAACCCAGTGGTATTACGAGTATTAAATCAATTAGGGGAATACATTGGTATTGGATTAACAAATATTATTAACACATTCAATCCAGAGGTTGTCATTATAGGAAATCGGATGGCACAATTTGAACAATGGATTGCGAACCCAATCGATAATATGTTGAGTGAAAGACTTTCCACTTTTCACAAAGAAGGTACAGAAGTCAGATTTTCTAATCTAGGAAAGCACTCATGTGCAATTGGAGCCGCTTCTTTTTCTGTTTCTAAGTTTATGGATGATAAGAGGGTTACTGTGCGGTGA